A portion of the candidate division KSB1 bacterium genome contains these proteins:
- a CDS encoding dihydropteroate synthase: QERVAACEQAGIPRSCLVVDPGIGFGKTVQHNFEIIRRLKEFARLQLPLLVGPSRKSFVGAVTGLPPDQRLEGTAAAVAACVLGGAHIVRVHDVQAIRRVVAVADAIAAKVASVS, from the coding sequence TCCAGGAGCGCGTCGCGGCGTGCGAACAGGCAGGCATCCCTCGTTCCTGCCTGGTGGTGGACCCGGGCATAGGGTTCGGCAAGACGGTGCAGCACAATTTTGAGATCATCCGCCGGCTCAAAGAGTTCGCTCGTTTGCAGTTGCCTTTGTTGGTGGGACCGAGTCGTAAGTCCTTCGTGGGTGCGGTCACCGGACTGCCCCCAGACCAGCGCCTGGAAGGCACAGCAGCCGCAGTGGCCGCCTGCGTGCTGGGCGGCGCCCATATCGTGCGCGTGCATGACGTGCAGGCCATACGGAGGGTTGTCGCCGTAGCCGATGCCATTGCGGCTAAGGTAGCATCGGTGTCCTAA